From a single Capsicum annuum cultivar UCD-10X-F1 chromosome 12, UCD10Xv1.1, whole genome shotgun sequence genomic region:
- the LOC107851086 gene encoding peptidyl-prolyl cis-trans isomerase NIMA-interacting 4 — protein MGKDSKSKDSGSKGKGKQAAGGSEDVASKGKGKAGKGDGLGTCTYVKARHVLCEKQSKINEAYKKLQEGWLDNGDKVPPAEFSKVAAAYSECPSGKKGGDLGWFPRGKMAGPFQEVAFNTPVGATSAPFKSTHGYHFILCEGRKN, from the exons ATGGGAAAGGACTCCAAGTCTAAGGATTCTGGAAGCAAGGGAAAGGGTAAACAGGCTGCTGGTGGAAGCGAGGATGTTGcttcaaaaggaaaaggaaaagctGGGAAAGGAGATGGCCTTGGAACCTGCACATACGTTAAAG CAAGGCATGTGTTATGTGAGAAGCAGTCGAAGATTAATGAAGCATATAAAAAACTACAGGAAGGCTGGCTGGACAATGGAGATAAAGTTCCACCAGCTGAGTTTTCCAAG GTAGCTGCAGCTTACTCGGAATGCCCCTCAGGAAAGAAAGGAGGAGACCTGGGATGGTTTCCACGTGGCAAGATGGCAGGCCCGTTTCAGGAAGTCGCCTTCAATACCCCTGTTGGAGCTACCAGTGCACCCTTTAAATCAAC ACATGGATACCATTTCATTTTATGTGAAGGGAGGAAGAACTGA